Proteins from a genomic interval of Enterococcus mundtii:
- a CDS encoding bacteriocin immunity protein, producing MSNLKWFSGGDDRRKKAEVIITELLDDLEIDLGNESLRKVLGSYLKKLKNEGTSVPLVLSRMNIEISNAIKKDGVSLNENQSKKLKELMSISNIRYGY from the coding sequence ATGAGTAATTTAAAGTGGTTTTCTGGTGGAGACGATCGACGTAAAAAAGCAGAAGTGATTATTACTGAATTATTAGATGATTTAGAGATAGATCTTGGAAATGAATCTCTTCGAAAAGTATTAGGCTCCTATCTTAAAAAGTTGAAAAATGAAGGAACTTCAGTTCCGTTAGTTTTAAGTCGTATGAATATAGAGATATCTAATGCAATAAAAAAAGACGGTGTATCGTTAAATGAAAATCAATCTAAAAAATTAAAAGAACTAATGTCTATATCTAATATTAGATATGGTTACTAG
- a CDS encoding type II toxin-antitoxin system PemK/MazF family toxin, with amino-acid sequence MKPNEIVTVYVAFTDKGGGKRRPILVVSDKRDRVEFFGITSQYEKKSEKIKKVYFPITEWEKTGLKKQSWIDVGSLRAIQKSNENISFKKVGMLSVSDTKKLNQFIERLQRRMNK; translated from the coding sequence ATGAAGCCTAATGAAATAGTGACTGTCTACGTAGCTTTTACGGATAAAGGCGGAGGTAAAAGAAGACCAATATTGGTAGTAAGTGACAAAAGAGATAGGGTAGAATTTTTCGGAATAACAAGCCAATATGAGAAAAAGTCAGAAAAGATAAAGAAAGTATATTTTCCAATTACTGAATGGGAAAAAACTGGCTTAAAGAAACAGTCATGGATTGATGTTGGTTCTTTAAGGGCTATACAAAAAAGCAATGAGAACATATCTTTTAAAAAGGTTGGCATGCTGTCAGTTAGTGATACGAAAAAGCTAAATCAATTTATTGAGAGATTACAAAGAAGGATGAATAAATGA
- a CDS encoding type II toxin-antitoxin system RelB/DinJ family antitoxin, which yields MKVKKRIEKSRIQVGMDKDLKENAEMILEELGLNPTTAITILYKQVVARGEFPVEIKLSEEEKQGIRLQQLTKDMPVDFLDTDEKLEEWFNEA from the coding sequence ATGAAGGTAAAAAAACGAATTGAAAAAAGTAGAATACAGGTCGGAATGGATAAGGATTTAAAAGAGAATGCCGAAATGATATTGGAAGAACTAGGATTAAATCCTACGACAGCAATTACAATCCTTTACAAGCAAGTTGTCGCAAGAGGTGAGTTTCCAGTAGAGATAAAGCTAAGTGAAGAGGAAAAGCAAGGGATCAGATTGCAACAGCTAACTAAAGATATGCCAGTAGATTTTCTAGATACCGATGAGAAGTTAGAAGAGTGGTTCAATGAAGCCTAA
- a CDS encoding leucocin A/sakacin P family class II bacteriocin yields MSQVVGGKYYGNGVSCNKKGCSVDWGKAIGIIGNNSAANLATGGAAGWKS; encoded by the coding sequence ATGTCACAAGTAGTAGGTGGAAAATACTACGGTAATGGAGTCTCATGTAATAAAAAAGGGTGCAGTGTTGATTGGGGAAAAGCTATTGGCATTATTGGAAATAATTCTGCTGCGAATTTAGCTACTGGTGGAGCAGCTGGTTGGAAAAGTTAA
- a CDS encoding peptidase domain-containing ABC transporter gives MRQKLIKQYNEVDCGIACMQMILNNFHSWSSVEVLRDLTETDSEGTCALGIVNGFAKLGINCEAYKANSDVWKENEFNYPVIANIVMNNQFLHYCIVYGVKKEKLLIADPAIGKYKESIEKFNNNWTGVILVAEKTPDFQPINNTKKSFFSSISLLKDQYKKILLVILSSLIITIIGILSSYYFRILIDWLLPEKDFLNLFMISISYIIGIFITSIFEITRRYNLEKLGQDVGRSILFKYLDHIFILPASFFSKRKTGDIVSRFSDANKIIEALASFTISIFLDLSSVIVVGIILININKQLFLITLSSIPFYIIIILGSNKKMSRLNGEEMQTNSIVDSNFIEGLNGIYTIKALCSENKIVNQIYRSLNEFFDVSLKRNMYDSIIQNLKILVSLLTSAFVLWFGSYYVINGEITIGELITFNSLSIFFSTPLQNIINLQEKFQKAQVANNRLNDVFSINNENKDKFIHLAKLTEKATITFENVYFSYSTKYPNVLDNMSFSLPVSKNIGVKGDSGAGKSTLAQLLAGFYSPDNGRICINEQNIENIHRKDLRKLITYVPQESFIMSGTIKDNLFLGLESIPDEQELEKVLKDTCLWSYITALPLGLDTYLEENGANLSGGQKQRIALARVLLSGSKILLLDEATSALDSKTEMLIFEKILKYPNKSIIIISHNDKLIDKCDIIIDLDERDS, from the coding sequence TTGAGACAAAAATTAATAAAACAGTATAATGAAGTTGATTGTGGTATAGCCTGTATGCAGATGATTTTAAATAATTTTCATTCATGGAGTTCAGTGGAAGTTTTAAGAGACTTAACTGAAACCGATTCTGAAGGTACCTGTGCATTAGGTATAGTTAACGGATTTGCTAAATTAGGAATAAATTGTGAAGCCTATAAAGCTAATAGTGATGTATGGAAAGAAAATGAGTTCAATTATCCCGTAATTGCTAATATAGTAATGAATAATCAATTTCTTCATTATTGTATTGTATATGGTGTGAAAAAAGAGAAATTGTTAATAGCTGACCCTGCGATTGGAAAATACAAAGAATCAATAGAAAAGTTCAACAACAATTGGACTGGTGTTATTTTAGTTGCTGAAAAGACGCCTGATTTCCAACCCATAAATAATACAAAAAAAAGTTTTTTTTCTTCAATAAGTTTATTAAAAGATCAATATAAAAAAATTTTATTGGTGATATTATCTTCATTAATAATAACAATTATAGGAATACTATCAAGTTACTATTTTAGAATTTTAATAGATTGGTTACTTCCTGAAAAAGACTTTTTAAATCTATTTATGATATCAATTAGCTATATCATAGGCATTTTTATAACAAGTATATTTGAAATTACAAGAAGATATAATTTAGAAAAGCTAGGACAAGATGTAGGTAGAAGCATTTTATTTAAATATTTAGATCATATTTTCATTTTACCAGCTTCCTTTTTTTCTAAAAGAAAAACTGGAGATATTGTCTCTAGATTTTCTGATGCTAATAAAATTATAGAAGCTTTAGCTAGCTTTACTATATCTATTTTTTTAGATTTAAGTTCAGTCATTGTTGTGGGGATTATATTGATCAATATTAATAAACAATTATTTTTAATAACGTTAAGTTCTATTCCATTTTATATAATAATTATATTAGGATCAAATAAAAAAATGAGTCGATTAAACGGAGAAGAGATGCAAACAAATTCAATAGTTGATTCTAATTTTATTGAAGGATTAAACGGAATATATACTATAAAAGCACTTTGTAGTGAGAATAAGATTGTAAATCAAATATATAGAAGTTTAAATGAATTTTTTGATGTATCACTAAAGAGAAATATGTATGATTCTATAATTCAAAATTTAAAAATTTTGGTTTCTCTTTTAACCTCGGCTTTTGTATTATGGTTTGGTTCGTATTATGTTATCAATGGAGAAATTACAATAGGAGAACTAATAACTTTCAATTCATTATCTATATTTTTTTCTACACCTCTACAAAATATAATAAATCTACAAGAAAAATTCCAAAAAGCACAAGTTGCAAATAATCGGCTTAACGATGTATTTTCTATAAATAATGAAAATAAAGACAAGTTTATTCATTTGGCTAAATTAACTGAAAAAGCAACGATTACATTTGAAAATGTATATTTTAGTTATTCTACTAAATATCCTAATGTGTTAGATAATATGAGTTTTTCTCTACCTGTGAGTAAAAATATAGGAGTAAAAGGTGATAGTGGTGCTGGGAAATCAACTTTAGCACAACTTCTAGCTGGATTTTACTCTCCAGATAATGGAAGAATTTGTATAAATGAGCAAAATATTGAAAATATTCATAGAAAAGATTTACGTAAGTTGATTACCTATGTGCCTCAAGAATCTTTTATTATGAGTGGAACTATTAAAGACAATTTATTTTTAGGTTTAGAAAGTATTCCTGATGAACAAGAACTCGAAAAAGTACTGAAAGATACTTGTTTATGGAGTTATATTACTGCGCTTCCTCTAGGACTTGATACGTATCTAGAGGAAAATGGTGCGAATTTATCAGGTGGTCAAAAGCAAAGAATTGCTTTAGCAAGAGTTTTATTATCAGGAAGTAAAATTTTATTATTAGATGAAGCTACGAGTGCTCTAGATTCTAAAACTGAAATGCTGATTTTTGAAAAAATATTAAAGTACCCTAACAAGTCAATCATTATTATATCTCATAATGATAAATTAATAGACAAGTGTGACATAATCATTGATTTAGACGAAAGGGATTCGTAA